In one window of Bradyrhizobium betae DNA:
- a CDS encoding DUF4326 domain-containing protein gives MCKVLNARAVGKRSSATQVYIGRPSKWGNPFVIGRDGSRAEVIAKYRAWIVVQPALMNALGELRSRDLVCWCAPLACHGDVLVEPAKRR, from the coding sequence ATGTGCAAGGTCTTGAACGCGCGCGCTGTCGGCAAGCGCTCGAGTGCGACGCAGGTTTACATTGGGCGCCCGAGCAAATGGGGCAACCCGTTCGTCATCGGGCGCGATGGGTCGCGCGCCGAGGTCATCGCGAAATATCGCGCCTGGATTGTCGTGCAGCCCGCGCTGATGAATGCGCTCGGCGAGCTGCGCAGCCGCGACCTCGTTTGCTGGTGCGCACCGCTCGCGTGCCACGGCGACGTGCTGGTGGAACCTGCCAAGAGGCGCTGA
- a CDS encoding tyrosine-type recombinase/integrase, producing MVSIVRAVPGVEGIPAGFPILLDAQMSIVEPAFGYLIELATIPGRSHAMETLRTYSEHLHDWFDSLEQSELDWRLADEGTIAGYRNRMLATPSPHTGRPYARSTVNDRIRTVCRFYTWAHRRGLIEALPFDYVEVSLRSVRRQGMLAHLHHRPATVMANTLTVSEVERLPRPLRVDQLQSLFQHLSSPYDLIAEWALATGMRRKELCGLQLHQVPDVAHVDIDVDPLVGMPLTVTKGDRPRTVYPPLRLIDRTHWYAGEQRAALVKLRRRTRPGYRPSSALFLNSNGDPVSRARFSAAFSTAFQAAGLTGSGHWLRHTFAMTMLVRLQKQAATTPDLNPLKIVQVLLGHASIQSTAIYLRCVELHADTLAESLAYLYGELVPHGRA from the coding sequence ATGGTTTCGATTGTACGGGCAGTGCCCGGTGTTGAAGGGATTCCGGCAGGCTTCCCCATCTTGCTCGACGCGCAGATGTCGATTGTCGAACCTGCCTTCGGCTACCTGATCGAACTCGCCACCATTCCCGGCCGCTCGCATGCGATGGAGACGCTGAGGACGTATAGCGAGCACCTGCATGACTGGTTCGACAGCCTGGAGCAGAGCGAGCTGGACTGGCGCCTCGCCGATGAGGGAACGATCGCCGGCTACCGGAATCGGATGCTGGCAACGCCGAGCCCTCATACCGGGCGACCTTATGCCCGGTCCACCGTGAACGATCGTATCCGGACGGTCTGCCGCTTTTATACATGGGCGCATCGACGCGGTCTGATCGAAGCATTGCCCTTCGACTACGTTGAGGTGTCGCTCCGCTCAGTGCGTCGTCAGGGCATGCTGGCGCATTTGCATCATCGGCCTGCGACCGTGATGGCGAACACTCTGACGGTTTCGGAGGTTGAACGTCTGCCGCGACCGCTGCGCGTCGATCAACTCCAATCGCTTTTTCAGCATCTTTCGTCGCCCTATGACCTGATCGCCGAATGGGCTTTGGCCACGGGCATGCGCCGCAAGGAACTATGCGGCTTGCAGCTCCATCAGGTGCCGGATGTTGCTCACGTGGACATCGACGTGGACCCACTCGTCGGAATGCCGCTGACCGTGACCAAGGGCGACCGGCCGCGCACCGTCTATCCGCCGCTGCGGCTGATCGACCGAACCCACTGGTATGCAGGAGAACAGCGTGCGGCGCTGGTGAAGCTCCGACGCAGAACCCGCCCCGGTTATCGGCCGTCATCAGCGCTGTTCCTCAACAGCAACGGCGATCCCGTGTCGAGAGCGAGGTTCTCCGCTGCGTTCAGCACGGCCTTTCAGGCGGCAGGGCTGACAGGATCGGGCCATTGGTTGCGCCATACATTTGCGATGACCATGCTCGTGCGCCTGCAGAAGCAGGCGGCGACAACACCAGATCTCAATCCGCTGAAGATTGTGCAGGTCCTGCTCGGACACGCCTCGATTCAGTCAACGGCAATCTATCTGCGCTGCGTCGAACTTCATGCCGACACGCTCGCCGAGAGCCTGGCCTATCTTTACGGCGAGTTGGTGCCTCATGGCCGCGCGTAA
- a CDS encoding DUF736 domain-containing protein — protein MAQIGTFTRNEDGSFAGVIKTLNLSVKARLVVAEKDSEKSPDLRALVGNIEIGAAWKKVAKETGREYHSLKLDDPSFPAPIYASLVENEDGFALIWSR, from the coding sequence ATGGCTCAGATCGGTACGTTCACCCGCAACGAAGACGGTTCGTTCGCCGGAGTCATCAAGACCCTCAACCTCAGCGTCAAGGCTCGCCTGGTCGTCGCCGAGAAGGACAGCGAGAAGTCGCCCGACCTCCGCGCGCTCGTCGGCAACATCGAGATCGGGGCTGCCTGGAAGAAGGTCGCCAAGGAGACGGGCCGGGAGTATCACTCCCTCAAGCTCGACGATCCGAGCTTCCCCGCTCCGATCTACGCAAGCCTCGTGGAGAACGAAGACGGCTTCGCTCTCATCTGGTCGCGCTGA
- a CDS encoding integrase, with translation MLLQADPTHDVDPPQKVSAESLWSDPQWHLDGLRSDLRRSQLQIDWDFELPDGSRFTDPCWGRWLEDARIFLWSLRLDPPPGRRHARARTLVAAAVKLRILIRWMAGQAMRSFGDLDRDAAARFMHDIAGRRRHNGALIRPGTRHDYANLLLALYQQRRKLACPPPEHPFDEDRVGAHSGFSRHTVQRLPFTPDAIAVPLVSAAIRLIGQPADDVIALRDQAVPFRMDDQSRSFFVHRQAVRALVSSFRFSTIEGENVPWHPPLTRTRHLRGLINRIQEACFVTIAYLVGARASEILTLNAHCVEEHPSADKTEAFAYLRGRIFKTAGNDAGVPHLWPAPPPVLRAVDVLRRLSEPLRAQSGRLDLWLSIAGNGIIDRRVPEVPTGSSLVIRLNERFAAFIDMPLNDDGTPWRLTTHQGRKTFARFVGKRDRTGLHALQHHFGHVTRIMTDSAYVGTDFDLGELVDAQTLDETRSALEELLTASRLGGKAGRMLSSRSRFRGRTRDGELAGYVDFLIEESGMRLGVCDWGYCVYRVESAACMGDERGPNPLWRTESTCMSCANFAVTERHRPVWQARLDRNIALVADDRLDASSIALARTRIAECERVLSDLSATGGAHAEDDGRKPT, from the coding sequence ATGCTGCTCCAAGCTGATCCCACGCATGACGTTGATCCGCCGCAGAAGGTTTCGGCAGAGTCGCTATGGTCGGACCCGCAATGGCATCTCGATGGCCTGCGATCCGACCTGCGGAGATCGCAGCTCCAGATCGATTGGGATTTCGAACTGCCAGACGGCAGCCGCTTCACAGACCCATGTTGGGGCCGCTGGCTGGAAGATGCGCGCATCTTTTTGTGGTCGCTTCGCCTCGATCCGCCGCCAGGCAGGCGGCACGCCCGCGCGAGAACCCTTGTTGCCGCGGCCGTCAAGCTCCGCATCCTGATCCGATGGATGGCTGGCCAAGCAATGCGCAGCTTCGGCGACCTCGATCGCGATGCCGCCGCCCGGTTCATGCACGACATTGCCGGGCGACGAAGACACAATGGCGCGCTGATCAGACCTGGGACCCGTCACGACTACGCCAACCTTTTGCTCGCCCTCTACCAGCAACGGCGCAAGCTCGCATGCCCACCACCAGAGCACCCGTTCGACGAAGACCGCGTAGGCGCTCATTCCGGATTCAGCCGCCATACCGTGCAGCGCCTGCCATTCACGCCCGATGCCATCGCCGTGCCGCTCGTCTCGGCCGCGATCCGACTCATCGGACAGCCGGCCGATGACGTGATCGCACTACGCGACCAGGCCGTGCCGTTTCGCATGGATGATCAAAGTCGCTCCTTCTTCGTTCACCGGCAGGCCGTCCGGGCACTCGTGTCTTCATTTCGGTTTTCCACGATCGAGGGCGAGAACGTGCCCTGGCATCCGCCGTTGACGCGAACGAGGCACCTGCGCGGGCTGATCAATCGCATCCAGGAAGCTTGCTTCGTCACCATTGCCTATCTGGTCGGCGCAAGAGCCTCGGAGATTCTGACGCTCAATGCTCACTGCGTCGAGGAGCATCCGTCCGCAGATAAGACGGAAGCCTTTGCTTATCTCCGCGGCCGGATATTCAAGACCGCCGGCAACGATGCCGGCGTGCCGCACCTCTGGCCAGCGCCGCCGCCCGTTCTGCGTGCCGTCGACGTCTTGCGCCGTCTCTCAGAACCCTTGCGCGCTCAGAGCGGCCGGTTGGACCTGTGGCTCTCCATCGCCGGGAACGGCATCATCGATCGCCGCGTGCCGGAGGTCCCAACGGGCAGTTCTCTCGTTATCCGTCTGAACGAGAGATTTGCGGCTTTCATCGACATGCCGCTCAACGACGATGGAACGCCTTGGCGTCTGACCACGCACCAAGGCCGTAAGACCTTTGCCCGCTTCGTCGGCAAGCGCGACCGCACCGGCCTTCATGCCTTGCAGCATCATTTCGGGCATGTGACCCGCATTATGACCGACAGCGCCTATGTCGGAACAGATTTTGATCTCGGCGAACTCGTCGATGCGCAAACACTCGACGAGACGCGATCTGCGCTCGAGGAGTTGCTCACCGCGTCGCGTCTTGGCGGCAAGGCGGGGCGCATGCTGTCGTCGCGGTCGCGCTTCCGCGGCCGGACCCGCGACGGCGAACTCGCCGGCTATGTCGATTTCCTCATCGAGGAGAGCGGCATGCGGCTCGGCGTCTGCGACTGGGGGTATTGTGTCTATCGCGTCGAGTCCGCCGCTTGCATGGGGGACGAACGCGGTCCGAACCCGCTGTGGCGCACCGAGAGCACCTGCATGAGCTGCGCTAACTTCGCAGTCACTGAGCGGCACCGCCCGGTCTGGCAAGCGCGCCTTGATCGCAACATCGCTTTGGTCGCCGACGATCGACTCGATGCATCGAGCATCGCTCTCGCCAGAACGCGCATTGCCGAGTGCGAGCGTGTCCTTTCCGATCTTTCCGCTACAGGAGGAGCCCATGCCGAAGATGACGGCCGCAAACCCACTTGA
- a CDS encoding DUF736 domain-containing protein, which yields MGTVKTLALGTVKAKIVPAERTSEKAPDYRIFAGTIEFGAAWKKKSQEQNRDYLSVKLDDPSFAAPIYATLVEVEGEEGHSLIWSRPNRD from the coding sequence GTGGGCACCGTCAAGACCCTCGCCCTCGGCACCGTGAAGGCCAAGATCGTTCCGGCCGAGCGGACCTCGGAAAAGGCCCCTGATTACCGGATCTTCGCGGGAACTATCGAGTTCGGCGCCGCGTGGAAGAAGAAGTCCCAGGAGCAGAACCGGGACTATCTCTCGGTCAAGCTGGACGACCCGAGCTTCGCGGCTCCGATCTACGCCACGCTGGTCGAGGTGGAAGGCGAGGAAGGCCACTCGCTCATCTGGTCTCGTCCGAACCGCGATTGA
- a CDS encoding type II toxin-antitoxin system PrlF family antitoxin, with amino-acid sequence MAKTAEILEIPATITERGQTTVPAAIRKMLALGKRDQVVFRGLANGTVVIAKKSADDGDPVIGTFLAFLARDMANEPSRIRPVPKSLVARGKSLVKGVKVDLDGALPEDEA; translated from the coding sequence ATGGCCAAAACGGCTGAAATCCTCGAAATCCCCGCGACCATCACGGAGCGCGGTCAGACGACCGTGCCCGCGGCCATCCGCAAGATGCTCGCCCTTGGCAAGCGCGACCAAGTGGTGTTTCGCGGGCTGGCTAACGGCACCGTCGTGATCGCGAAGAAGTCGGCGGACGACGGCGATCCGGTGATCGGCACGTTCCTCGCATTCCTGGCGCGTGATATGGCAAACGAGCCATCGCGAATTCGGCCGGTGCCGAAGTCGCTGGTCGCGCGCGGCAAGTCCCTCGTCAAGGGCGTCAAGGTCGATCTGGACGGGGCTCTGCCGGAAGATGAGGCGTGA
- a CDS encoding site-specific integrase gives MAARKRKSINRRITVAAPDNAATDLITDKVIFTDAGGRPIQRFDPEQLSGLPADLRGLMVQAFREHGVGQRPTTRRTTWAAILRFARYVVDDETIKTAADVDTAALGRYVLWLKAQSTSRAPRGAHATAFNTFRPLLAWCQRNRPGTLARDLEIPWNPFPGRRMHQQPRRRLPSDQIKAILSACYEEIDEVWARFQHGQDVIRRTELPPKILRGQGLDRWIWRISRIEDGRMPDRAVLEEHGIKSATLVKSWGGYRTITQYFHITTDTLVPFFLAIAIQTAANPDPLRHIRRDCLIPHPLDEHRVIIDWNKAKTNARLQKAQRRSFDRRRRYAAPNLIAMMLALTEPLVADASPMQQDRLFLTRSIYTESTRHSLRSRTEVVEHSVLRRAILRFTKRANHRIDEWNAAHPDSTRSRIAGFAPALFRGTVATEHYRASGGDILVAQSILNHANAATTETYLKSEETTRLQRQTIARLQDLMIAWVRGDKPIGAPLRLGQRRGTASFAHDCLAPVIPGRDGAERLCPHFGGCLACPGLVIPIDPEHLARILAAIDRFEQARNRLDPQRWNLLYAPSWRILTQDILPDFPAAMHEAARALANDMPALPELE, from the coding sequence ATGGCCGCGCGTAAAAGGAAGTCGATCAATCGGCGCATCACGGTTGCGGCGCCGGACAATGCGGCAACTGACCTCATCACCGATAAGGTCATATTCACCGATGCCGGAGGTCGGCCAATCCAACGGTTCGACCCCGAGCAGCTTTCCGGCCTGCCTGCCGACCTGCGCGGGCTCATGGTCCAGGCTTTCCGAGAGCATGGCGTCGGCCAAAGGCCCACGACCCGCCGAACGACCTGGGCAGCGATCCTCCGCTTTGCCCGCTACGTTGTCGACGATGAGACGATTAAGACGGCGGCTGATGTCGATACCGCCGCGCTCGGCCGCTACGTGCTCTGGCTCAAGGCGCAGTCGACCTCCCGCGCGCCGCGCGGTGCGCATGCCACGGCCTTCAATACATTTCGGCCGCTCCTCGCATGGTGCCAGCGCAATCGACCTGGAACGCTCGCACGCGATCTTGAGATTCCCTGGAATCCCTTTCCCGGCAGGCGAATGCATCAGCAACCGCGCCGGCGGCTGCCGTCCGATCAGATCAAGGCGATCCTCAGCGCCTGCTACGAGGAGATCGACGAGGTCTGGGCCCGGTTTCAACATGGGCAGGATGTCATCCGGCGCACCGAGCTTCCGCCCAAGATACTGCGCGGTCAGGGGCTCGATCGATGGATTTGGCGGATCAGCCGCATCGAGGACGGTCGCATGCCCGACAGGGCTGTTCTCGAAGAACACGGGATCAAGTCCGCCACGCTCGTCAAGTCTTGGGGCGGCTATCGCACCATCACGCAGTATTTTCACATCACTACCGATACGCTCGTTCCGTTCTTTCTGGCGATCGCCATCCAGACCGCCGCCAATCCCGATCCGCTGCGTCATATCCGTCGCGACTGTCTCATCCCGCATCCGCTCGACGAGCATCGCGTGATCATCGACTGGAACAAGGCCAAGACCAATGCGCGTCTCCAGAAGGCGCAGCGCCGCTCGTTCGATCGGCGTCGACGATACGCCGCGCCGAACCTGATCGCGATGATGCTGGCCCTGACTGAACCGCTTGTTGCAGATGCTTCGCCCATGCAGCAGGATCGGCTATTTCTGACGCGCAGCATCTATACCGAGTCCACCCGCCATTCGCTTCGTAGCCGCACGGAGGTGGTCGAGCATTCCGTCCTCAGGCGCGCTATCCTCCGATTCACGAAGCGCGCCAACCATCGCATCGATGAGTGGAACGCGGCACATCCCGACAGCACGCGTTCCCGGATCGCCGGCTTTGCGCCCGCTTTGTTTCGCGGCACTGTCGCAACCGAACACTATCGCGCCTCCGGCGGCGATATTCTCGTGGCCCAATCGATCCTCAATCACGCCAACGCCGCGACGACCGAGACGTATCTCAAGAGCGAGGAGACGACACGCTTACAGCGCCAGACGATCGCTCGCTTGCAAGACCTGATGATCGCATGGGTGCGCGGGGACAAGCCTATAGGCGCGCCGTTGCGGCTTGGCCAACGTCGTGGCACCGCTTCCTTCGCCCATGATTGTCTCGCGCCGGTCATTCCTGGTCGAGATGGCGCCGAGCGCCTGTGCCCGCATTTTGGCGGATGCCTTGCGTGTCCCGGTCTCGTGATCCCGATCGACCCTGAACATCTGGCGCGTATCCTCGCCGCCATCGATCGGTTCGAACAAGCCCGCAACCGGCTCGACCCCCAACGGTGGAATCTCCTCTACGCGCCGTCGTGGCGGATTCTCACCCAGGACATCCTTCCGGATTTCCCGGCTGCGATGCATGAGGCCGCGCGTGCGCTTGCCAACGACATGCCCGCCCTGCCGGAGCTGGAGTAA
- a CDS encoding type II toxin-antitoxin system YhaV family toxin — MSNDTFAVNGWTIYAHPLFLDQLEAMIAAVEKGRKKDPKGYKKKRAAKLLAAVLKVAFEDIPGDPTRDVYRQGGTLGDDYRHWFPAKFLQQFRLFFRYQQSADSKIIVLAWVNDDSTLRAYESANDAYAVFRKMLDRGNPPDTWKELVATASSDDAKRRLSRSTRGR; from the coding sequence GTGAGCAACGACACCTTCGCGGTCAACGGTTGGACGATCTACGCGCATCCGCTGTTTCTCGACCAGCTCGAGGCGATGATCGCCGCAGTCGAGAAGGGGCGCAAGAAAGACCCGAAGGGTTATAAGAAGAAACGCGCTGCAAAGCTACTCGCGGCCGTCTTGAAGGTGGCGTTCGAAGATATCCCAGGTGACCCGACCCGCGACGTCTATCGGCAGGGCGGCACGCTCGGCGACGACTACAGGCACTGGTTCCCCGCGAAATTCCTGCAGCAGTTTCGGCTGTTCTTTCGCTATCAGCAATCGGCGGATTCCAAGATCATCGTCCTTGCCTGGGTGAATGATGACTCGACGCTGCGCGCCTATGAAAGCGCCAACGACGCCTACGCCGTGTTTCGGAAGATGCTAGACCGCGGAAATCCGCCAGACACCTGGAAAGAACTCGTGGCAACAGCGTCGAGTGATGACGCCAAACGACGTTTGTCCCGCTCAACACGCGGGAGATAA
- the merBA gene encoding bifunctional organomercurial lyase/mercury(II) reductase MerBA, which yields MNDCCASSSSRIEAVILTPETLPSYAVRPGVTFPDWSVVKSPAVKDALQAMVGSDHVFDRWSGYDPATDRVRVALLELYSEDGRTPTTGALAERAGLNETSVRTLLEELRRRDLVVLDGERIVGSYPFTDRDAGYRVTLDGRVLNAMCAVDALGIGAMTDRDITIASRCRHCGAQIRIATRDQGRALAQIEPRTAVVWQSVRYEGACAANSLCATTAFFCSDDHLSAWRREQAADEAGFRLSVEEGLEAGRALFGPSLAGLDTAAQWSVGSTSKRAVVVDRFRTNCRNGGAYDLVVIGAGSAGFSASIAAADQGAQVALIGSGTIGGTCVNIGCVPSKTLIRAAETLHNARVAARFAGLAAEAELTDWRSTVRQKDILVSELRHAKYTNLLPAYNGIAYREGAARLIEGGVEVDGARIPAGKIIIATGARPAIPAIPGIEAVPYLTSTTALDREELPRSLLVIGGGYIGAELAQMFARAGVKVTLVCRSRLLPEAEPEIGAALTGYFQDEGISVISGIAYRAIRKTENGIALDISRDGQNTTIDAHQVLITTGRAPNIEGLGLTEHGIAVSPKGGIVVDDRMRTTGAGIYAAGDVTGRDQFVYMAAYGAKLAAKNALNGDSLRYDNSAMPAIVFSDPQVASVGLTEAAARAAGHAIRVSTIGLDQVPRALAARDTRGLIKLVADAGSGRLLGAHILAPEGADSIQTAALAIRQGLTVEDLADTIFPYLTTVEGLKLAALSFGKDVAKLSCCAG from the coding sequence ATGAACGATTGTTGTGCCTCCTCCTCGTCGCGAATCGAGGCTGTCATTCTTACGCCCGAGACACTGCCGAGCTACGCCGTGCGGCCGGGCGTGACGTTTCCGGATTGGTCTGTGGTTAAATCACCAGCGGTCAAGGATGCGCTGCAAGCGATGGTCGGGTCCGACCATGTGTTCGATCGCTGGAGTGGCTACGATCCCGCCACGGATCGGGTTCGCGTTGCGCTGCTCGAACTCTACTCCGAAGATGGACGAACCCCGACCACGGGCGCGCTTGCGGAGCGAGCGGGATTGAACGAGACGTCCGTCCGGACACTGCTTGAAGAGCTCCGCCGTCGCGACCTGGTCGTGCTCGACGGCGAGCGGATCGTCGGTTCCTATCCCTTCACCGATAGGGACGCGGGCTACCGGGTCACACTCGACGGGCGTGTTCTCAACGCAATGTGTGCGGTCGACGCACTCGGCATTGGCGCCATGACTGATCGCGATATCACGATTGCATCGCGCTGCCGCCATTGCGGTGCGCAAATCCGGATCGCCACGCGGGACCAAGGGCGGGCGCTGGCGCAGATCGAGCCGCGGACCGCTGTCGTGTGGCAAAGCGTTCGCTACGAAGGCGCGTGTGCTGCGAACTCGCTGTGCGCGACGACCGCCTTCTTCTGTTCGGACGACCATCTCTCCGCCTGGCGCCGTGAACAGGCCGCGGACGAGGCCGGATTTCGGCTGTCGGTCGAGGAAGGGCTCGAGGCTGGCCGCGCTCTGTTCGGGCCGAGCCTCGCCGGCCTCGATACGGCGGCACAGTGGTCGGTCGGCTCGACATCGAAGCGCGCTGTCGTGGTGGACCGCTTTCGCACGAACTGTCGCAATGGCGGCGCCTACGATCTCGTCGTCATCGGCGCCGGCTCGGCCGGCTTCTCGGCCTCCATCGCAGCTGCCGATCAGGGCGCGCAGGTGGCGCTCATCGGCAGCGGCACCATCGGCGGCACTTGCGTCAATATCGGCTGTGTGCCGTCGAAGACTCTGATCCGAGCCGCCGAGACGCTTCACAATGCGCGCGTAGCAGCACGTTTTGCCGGCCTCGCGGCGGAGGCCGAACTGACCGACTGGCGCAGCACCGTTCGTCAGAAGGACATCCTCGTTTCCGAACTGCGCCATGCCAAGTACACGAATCTGCTGCCCGCCTATAACGGCATTGCTTATCGCGAAGGAGCGGCGCGCCTCATAGAAGGTGGTGTCGAGGTGGACGGCGCGCGCATTCCCGCCGGCAAGATCATCATCGCGACCGGCGCGCGGCCGGCGATACCCGCCATCCCCGGCATCGAAGCCGTGCCGTATCTCACCAGCACGACCGCGCTTGATCGTGAGGAGCTACCACGATCGTTGCTCGTCATCGGCGGCGGCTATATCGGGGCGGAGCTCGCCCAGATGTTCGCCCGCGCGGGCGTCAAGGTGACGCTGGTGTGCCGGTCTCGTCTGCTCCCCGAGGCCGAGCCCGAGATCGGCGCGGCGCTGACGGGATATTTCCAGGACGAAGGGATCTCCGTGATCTCCGGCATCGCCTACCGTGCGATCCGCAAGACCGAGAACGGCATTGCGCTCGATATTTCGCGCGACGGACAGAACACCACGATTGACGCCCATCAGGTGCTGATCACCACCGGGCGCGCGCCCAACATCGAAGGCCTTGGGCTCACCGAACACGGGATCGCCGTCTCGCCGAAGGGCGGCATCGTCGTCGACGACCGCATGCGTACCACCGGGGCCGGCATCTATGCCGCCGGCGACGTCACCGGCCGCGACCAGTTCGTCTATATGGCCGCCTACGGCGCCAAGCTCGCCGCCAAGAATGCTCTTAACGGCGACAGCCTGCGCTATGACAACAGCGCCATGCCCGCCATCGTGTTCTCAGATCCACAGGTGGCGAGCGTCGGGCTGACGGAGGCCGCCGCGCGCGCGGCCGGACACGCGATTCGCGTATCGACGATCGGTCTCGACCAAGTACCACGCGCACTCGCCGCTCGTGACACCCGCGGGCTGATCAAGCTCGTGGCAGACGCCGGCAGCGGCCGGCTGCTCGGCGCGCATATCCTCGCGCCGGAAGGGGCTGACAGCATCCAGACTGCGGCGCTTGCGATCCGGCAGGGCCTTACCGTCGAGGACCTCGCGGATACGATCTTTCCGTATCTCACCACCGTCGAGGGCCTGAAGCTCGCGGCGCTGTCGTTCGGCAAGGATGTCGCCAAGCTGTCCTGCTGCGCTGGTTAA